One genomic window of Malaciobacter molluscorum LMG 25693 includes the following:
- a CDS encoding DEAD/DEAH box helicase — protein MTFQEFNFKNNLQKSIDDAGFKEPSPIQQDAIPVILNGKDIVGQAHTGTGKTAAFALPILNMMTCNNEVEAVVVVPTRELAMQVSDEIFKFGKNLGINTATVYGGQSYSRQLKHIANASVLIATPGRFLDLLRDKKINIKPRYVILDEADEMLDMGFLDDIKEIFTFMPEERQTLLFSATMPNAIKQLAKTILKEPEFVTITKSEVTNSKIKQTYYVVDEYERDAALIRLYDFKNPEKSIIFCRTKKEVDRLSTFLVSQGYSAKGLHGDMEQRQREEVINAFKKDKLEILIATDVAARGLDVNDVTHVFNYHMPFDSESYVHRIGRTGRAGKEGAAISIVSPHEFKMIQKIQKATGGKLEAKIIPDIKSVKDIKTNKLVSKIKEQKVYDSALEVVESLKEEYDISTIAFKLASMLTNSTFVKGNNNIGKSKKDIERLIANIARTGGNDRSGNDRSGNRRRPRGGSRNGGRNRNGGAGSRNRSNSSSSSSNRRKH, from the coding sequence GTGACTTTTCAAGAGTTCAATTTTAAAAACAATTTACAAAAATCGATCGATGATGCTGGTTTTAAAGAACCAAGCCCTATACAGCAAGATGCAATTCCTGTAATTCTAAATGGTAAAGATATAGTGGGACAAGCTCACACAGGAACAGGGAAAACAGCAGCATTTGCTTTACCAATTTTAAATATGATGACATGCAACAATGAAGTAGAAGCAGTAGTTGTTGTTCCTACAAGAGAACTTGCTATGCAAGTTTCTGATGAAATCTTTAAATTTGGTAAAAACTTAGGTATTAACACAGCGACAGTTTATGGTGGACAATCATATAGCAGACAATTAAAACACATTGCAAATGCTTCAGTTTTAATTGCAACTCCAGGAAGATTTTTAGATCTTTTAAGAGATAAAAAAATCAATATCAAACCAAGATATGTAATTCTTGATGAAGCAGATGAAATGCTAGACATGGGATTTTTAGATGATATTAAAGAGATATTTACATTTATGCCAGAAGAAAGACAAACTCTTCTATTTTCTGCAACAATGCCAAATGCCATTAAGCAATTAGCAAAAACAATTTTAAAAGAACCAGAATTTGTAACAATTACAAAAAGTGAAGTTACAAACTCTAAAATTAAACAAACATATTATGTAGTTGATGAGTATGAAAGAGATGCTGCATTAATTAGATTATATGATTTTAAAAATCCAGAAAAATCAATCATCTTCTGTCGCACAAAAAAGGAAGTAGATAGATTATCTACATTCCTAGTATCTCAAGGATATAGTGCAAAAGGTCTTCATGGTGATATGGAACAAAGACAAAGAGAAGAAGTTATTAATGCATTTAAAAAAGATAAATTAGAAATTTTAATTGCAACTGATGTTGCTGCACGTGGACTTGATGTAAATGATGTAACACATGTATTTAATTACCATATGCCATTTGATTCTGAAAGTTATGTACACAGAATTGGAAGAACTGGTAGAGCGGGTAAAGAAGGTGCTGCTATTTCAATAGTTTCTCCACATGAGTTTAAAATGATTCAAAAAATCCAAAAAGCTACTGGTGGAAAATTAGAAGCAAAAATTATTCCTGATATCAAATCAGTAAAAGATATTAAAACAAATAAATTAGTATCAAAAATTAAAGAACAAAAGGTTTATGATTCAGCTTTAGAAGTTGTTGAGTCTTTAAAAGAAGAGTATGATATTTCAACAATCGCTTTTAAACTTGCATCTATGCTTACAAACTCTACATTTGTTAAAGGTAATAACAATATTGGTAAATCTAAAAAAGATATTGAAAGATTAATTGCTAATATTGCAAGAACTGGTGGAAATGATAGAAGTGGAAATGATAGAAGTGGAAATAGAAGAAGACCAAGAGGCGGAAGTAGAAATGGTGGAAGAAATAGAAATGGTGGAGCAGGTTCTAGAAATAGATCAAACTCATCATCATCTTCTTCAAATAGAAGAAAACACTAA